The following is a genomic window from Mycobacterium dioxanotrophicus.
TCGCGACCCTTCTCAAGCAGGGGCGCCTCCTCGTCGGGGACGTTGTTGGCGGTGACCCCGCGTACATCCAGCCGTGGACCGGAACACACGCCGACATCATCAACAGCGTCCGCGATCGCTACGTCCGCGACTACGAGAACACCCACGGGTGGGACCTGAGCATCTGGCTCTCACTCAACGACCCCGAAAGAGTCTGGGACAACACTGAATCCGCCGTTCGCTGACACAGACCGACAGAAAATCGGGTGCGCCCGAACACCCAAATACGTTGTAATAGAAAAGCCTTGTTAGCTCAGTTGGGACGAGCGTTCGCCTGAAAAGCGAAAGGTCGCCGGTTCGATCCCGGCACAAGGCACCATCACTTCCACTGAACCGACCCACCACCTTCACTGGCACTGGGGGATCCGGTCCATAATCGGGATCTATGCGCATGCTGGTTCTCGCCGACACCGAGCCCGAGTGGGGGGCCATTCCCGAAGCCGTCACCACCCACCAGGCCGACATTGTCGTCACAGCGGGTGACCTCAACGAAACCTGGCTACGCCGAGCACAACTCACCGAGGTATCAGTACCTACCTACGGTGTCTATGGGAACCACTGCAACGGAAGCTACTTGGACACCCTCGGCGTCACCAACCTTCACCTCAATCGCGTTGAGGTCGACGGCACCTCATTTGTCGGGCTCGAAGGCTGCGTCCGCTACAAACGGCGCGGCCGCGACATTCTCTACACCCAAGCCGAGTATGCCGAGATGGTTGCCGACCTGCCCGCCGCGGACGTCCTCGTTACGCATTGCCCCCCGGCCGGCATCAACGATCACACCGACCCGGCCCATGTTGGCATCACGGCACTATGCGACTGGATCGACACCAACCGCCCACTGCTCGTCATCCACGGGCACACCTATCCCGAAAGCCCGATACGCAGCTATCGATCCAGCCGAATTGAGTATGGCTGTGTCAACCCGATCTGGGACCACGATGACGGCCTGACTGGGACCCACCTGGCACCGGCTAATCACGCCCTTGGTCTCGGTGGTCACTGCCGAGTGGCGAGGGCTATAGGTATCTGCAGACCTGATCGGGGCTACAGGTTTCGGGCTCTGGGAGGGCTGCATCGTCGCGGAGCGCAGCCACGTTGTCGCGAAGTGTTGTGAGGTCGGCGATCTGCGCGTCGATGTCGGCAAGGCGCGCGTCCAGCAGGTCACGTACGTGGCCGCAGGGAGCTTGGCCGTGGTCGCGGATGTCGAGGATCTGCTTGATCTGGGCGAGGGTGAGCCCGGCCGCTTGGCCGCGGTGGACGAAGTCGATCCGGCTGACCGCGTCGGGGGTGTAGTCGCGGTAGCCGGCCGGTGTGCGTTCGGCCGGGGGCAGCAGCCCTTGCTCTTCGTAGAACCGCAGAGTCTTGGTGGTCGTGCCTGCCGCCTCGGCGAGTTCTCCGATCCGCATCCCGGCCTCCATCGTGTCGCAGGTCTCGCTTGACCTTCCCCTTTACTGGAAGGTCCAGTATCGCTGCATCAGGAGCGTTTCCCAACAGTTCTGGGAGGAATCGGGATGCAGACCAGGTACGACCTCGCGATCATCGGATCCGGCGGCGGTGCGTTCGCGGCGGCCATTCGTGCGACCTCTCTGGGCAAGTCGGTGGTGATGGTCGAGCGTGGCACGTTCGGCGGCACGTGTGTGAACACCGGCTGCGTGCCGTCGAAGGCACTGATCGCAGCCGCGGAGGCCCGGCACGTGGCCGCGGACGCGCCGACCCGGTTCCCGGGCATCGCCAGCGTCGCGGGCGCGGTGGACATGCCGGCCCTGATCGGCGGAAAGCAGGATCTCGTCGAGGCCCTGCGGGGTGAGAAGTACGTCGACGTCGCCGACTCCTACGGTTGGCAGGTCCGCCGCGGCAACGCCGCGTTCGCCGGCACTCCGGATTCGCCCCTGCTCGAGGTCGCCGCGGCGGATGGCAGCGTCGAGACCATCGAGGCAGCGCAGTACCTGGTGGCCACCGGGTCCCGTCCCTGGGCCCCGCCGATCCAAGGGTTGGAGGAGGCCGGGTACCTGACCTCGACTACGGCGATGGAGTTGACCGAGGTCCCCGACTCGCTGCTGGTGCTCGGTGGTGGCTACGTGGCCCTGGAGCAGGCGCAGCTGTTCGCCCGGCTCGGGTCGACGGTGACCCTGCTGGTTCGGTCCCGGCTCGCGTCGAAGGAGGAGTCGGAGGTCTCCAAGGCGCTGCAGGAGGTCTTCGCCGATGAGGGCATCCGGGTGGTCCGCCGAGCGGTCCCGACCCGCGTGACCCGCGACGCCGCCACCGGCCAGGTGGTGGTGACCGCGGACGTCTCCGGTGGCGCGCAGGAGTTCCGCGCCGACGAGGTTCTGGTCGCTCTCGGCCGCCGACCGGTGACCGACGGGCTCAACCTCGACGCGGTCGAGGTGAAGACTGGCGAGGTCGGCGAGATCGTGGTCACCGACCAGCTGCAGTCCTCCAACCCGCGGATCTGGGCGGCCGGTGACGTGACCGGGCACCCCGAGTTCGTCTATGTCGCCGCCCACCACGGCACCGTGGTCGCCGAGAACGCCTTCACCGACGCCGAGCGGTCGGTGGACTACATGCGGCTGCCCCGGGTCACGTTCACCAGTCCCGCGATCGGCGCAGTCGGGATGACTGAGGCCCAAGTCCTCGCGGCCGGGATCCGCTGCGACTGCCGGGTGCTCCCGCTGGAATACGTGCCGCGAACGCTGGTCAACCGGGACACCCGCGGCTTCATCAAGATGGTCGCCAACGCCGACACCGGCGAGATCCTCGGCCTGACCGCGGTCGCCAAGGACGCCGGCGAACTGGCCGCCGCGGGCGTCCACATCATCGGCAAGACCATCGCCGAGGTCGCCGACGCCTGGGCGCCTTACCTGACCATGACCGAGGGCATCCGGATCGTCGCGAAGGCCTTCACCACCGACGTCTCCAAGCTCTCCTGCTGCGCCTGACCCGCACCCACCCCACTCAACGAAGGAGGCATCCGCGATGTCGGACCTCAGCACCCAACTGCCCCAACGACTCACCCGACCCGAGGAGACCGGCCTTGACGCCGGCCTGCTGATCCCGCTGCTGCGGCTGCTCGTCGACGGCGACCCCGTCACCGTCGAGCAACTCGCCGCGGCTGCGAGCCGCACCCTCGATGACGTACGGCGCGGTCTCGCGGCGGTGCCGGACACCGAGTACGACGATCAGGGCCGGATCATCGGCCAGGGCCTCACCCTGCGCCCCACCCCGCACCGGTTCACCGTGGCCGGTGAGGAGCTCTACACCTGGTGTGCGCTGGACACGCTGATCTTCCCCGCCCTGCTGGACCGCCCGGCAAAGGTGGAGTCGGCCTCCCCGGTCAGCGGCGAGCCGGTTCGGGTCAACGTCGACCCCACAGAAGGTGCAACCAGCGTCGATCCGCCCACCGCGGTGGTGTCGCTGGTGAACCCGGAGCAGATCACCTCGATCCGTTCCTCCTTCTGCAACCAGGTGCACTACTTCACCTCCCCCGAGGACGCCGCGGGCTGGCTGGCCGAGCACCCCGGCGCGGAGGTGGTCCCGGTGGCCGAGGCGTGCCGGATCGGGGCCGCCCTCGCCACCGGCCTGCTCAACCGCCTCCAGGCGCCCGCCGCGGCCGACGACAGCCACAGCTGCTGCTGACCCATACCCACTGAAGGGAATGAGAACACCGATGATGTCCAACCACGACGATCGCCCGGGAGGCAGCGGCCTGCTCCTCGGAGCCGGCGCCGCGCTGCTCATGGTCGCCTGTTGCGCCCTGCTCCCCATCCTCATCGCCGGTGGCGCGATCGCCGGTATCGGCGCGTTCCTCCGCAACCCGTGGGTCATCGGCGCCGGGATCGCCCTGGCGATCCTCGCGCTGATTGCCATCTCCCGCCGCGGCGGCGGCACCGCCGGCCACGGCTGCTGCCCGCCCATGCCCACCAACGAAAACGTCGACCCGAAGGACGAGCAGAACCGATGAGAATCACCCGCCGCCACCACGCCGCGCTCTCGATCGCCGCCGTACTCGCCGCCGGATCGCTGACCCTGACCGCCTGCGGCAACAGTGCCGACCCCGCGACCGCCGGTTCCGGTTCACCCGCCACCGTGACCAGCGTCGATGGCCAGCAGATCAGCCTGCCCGCCAACGGGAAGCCCACCGCGGTGTTCTTCTTCTCCGTCGGGTGCGGCGAATGCGTCAACGGCGTCCGGTCCCTCGGCGAGGCCGCCACCACCGCCGAGAACGCCGGCACCGTGGCAAGCTTCCTCGCCGTCGACATGGACCCCGGCGAATCCAAGGCCCTGATCGGCGACTTCATGGAGTCCGTCGACGCCGAACACGTACCGGCCGCAATCGACGATGGCGCGGCACTCTCCCGGCGATTCGAGGTGGCCGCTCTGTCCACCCTGATCGTCGTCGACGCCGACGGCACGGTGACCTTCCGCGCCACCGACCCCGACGCCGCGACGATCACCGCCGAACTGGCAAAGGCCGGAGCCTGACCCATGGGCGGACTGCTCACCCTCGCCTTCGCGGCCGGCATGGTCGCGCCCGTGAACCCGTGCGGGTTCGCGCTACTCCCGGCCTGGATCACCCACACCCTCGGCGACACCGATGCCTCAACGGTCCCGGTGCGGCTGCTGCGGGCGCTGCGGGCCGGTCTCGTGTTGGCGGTGGGGTTCGCCGGCACCCTCGCGGCAGCTGGCCTGGTAGTCAGCGCCGGCGCCCGAGGGCTGATTCGCGCCGCGCCGTCGCTTGGCCTGGCCGTCGGCATCCTGCTGGTGGTTCTCGGCCTGTGGATGCTAGCCGGACGCTCGGTCTCGGTGCGGGTGCCTCGGATCCCCGGCCGGGCAGCCGCGGGACTCCCACCCACTGCCCGGATGGCTGCGTTTGGGGTCGGCTACGCGCTGGCTTCGCTGTCGTGCACGTTCGGGGTGATCCTCGCGGTCATCGCGCAGGCGCAGGCCACCTACAGCTATGCCGGGCTCCTGCTCGTCTTCGGTGTCTACGCTGCTGGCTCGGCGACCGTCCTGCTGCTGCTCGCCCTGGCCACCGCCGCGGCAGGCAGCGGACTCACCCGCCACGTCGCGCGATTGGCCCGCCATGGCCCACGGGTCACCGCTGTCGTCCTGCTGCTCACCGGCGCCTATCTGGCCTGGTACTGGTACCCGGCGGCCACCAGCGACGCCCCGGTCGCCGCGGGCCGTGGTGGCGGACTCACTGACGTCTCCGCGGTGGTCTCCAGCTGGATCCAGACACGGGCGACACTCATCGGCGCGCTCGCTGCCGCGTCTGCGCTGGTAGTGCTGGCGCTCGGGGTTCTCCAGCGACGCCGCCGGATCCTTCGGGGGCGCCCGATGACCACGCGGGACAGCACGCAGTGACAGCCCACCGGGTGCGGCGTGCGCACGAAACAGGCTCGGTTGATTGCGTCACCGCGACGCGTTCCCTGACCGGGTCGACGCCAGCCGGTAGGAGTCGGTACCAGTTTCGATGATGTTGCCGCCGAAGGTGAGGCGGTCGACGATGGCCGCGCACAGGCGCGGGTCCGTGAAGGTCTTGGTCCAGCCGGCGAAGCCCTCGTTGGACGCGATTGCCACGCTGTTCTTCTCCTCTCGCTCGGTGAGGACCTGGAAGAGGAGTTCGGCGCCGCGGCGGTCCAGTTCCATGTAGCCGAGCTCGTCAATGCAGAGCAGGTCGACGCGGCCGTAACGAGCGATCGTGCGGGCCAACTGCTTCTCATCGGCTGCTTCTACAAGCTCGTTCACCAGCCTCGTGGCGAGGGTGTACTTTACCCGGAATCCCTTTTCCGCGGCTGCGGTCCCCATGCCGATGAGCAGGTGAGACTTGCCGGTGCCGGAATCCCGATCAGGCACAGCGGCTGGCCCTTCCGCACCCACTCGCCGGTCGCCAACTGGTGGATGGTGGCGGGGTTGATGTTCGAGTTGGCGTCGAAGTCGAAGTCCGCGAGGAACTTGCTCCGCGGGAACCCGGCGCCGTTCACGCGCCGGATGGTGGACCGACGGTCGCGGTCGTCGCACTCGGCCAGGAGCAGCTCGGCGAGGAATCCGGTGTAGGTCAACTGGTCCTTGTTCGCCGCCGCGAC
Proteins encoded in this region:
- a CDS encoding TlpA family protein disulfide reductase produces the protein MRITRRHHAALSIAAVLAAGSLTLTACGNSADPATAGSGSPATVTSVDGQQISLPANGKPTAVFFFSVGCGECVNGVRSLGEAATTAENAGTVASFLAVDMDPGESKALIGDFMESVDAEHVPAAIDDGAALSRRFEVAALSTLIVVDADGTVTFRATDPDAATITAELAKAGA
- a CDS encoding metallophosphoesterase family protein, encoding MLVLADTEPEWGAIPEAVTTHQADIVVTAGDLNETWLRRAQLTEVSVPTYGVYGNHCNGSYLDTLGVTNLHLNRVEVDGTSFVGLEGCVRYKRRGRDILYTQAEYAEMVADLPAADVLVTHCPPAGINDHTDPAHVGITALCDWIDTNRPLLVIHGHTYPESPIRSYRSSRIEYGCVNPIWDHDDGLTGTHLAPANHALGLGGHCRVARAIGICRPDRGYRFRALGGLHRRGAQPRCREVL
- a CDS encoding cytochrome c biogenesis CcdA family protein → MGGLLTLAFAAGMVAPVNPCGFALLPAWITHTLGDTDASTVPVRLLRALRAGLVLAVGFAGTLAAAGLVVSAGARGLIRAAPSLGLAVGILLVVLGLWMLAGRSVSVRVPRIPGRAAAGLPPTARMAAFGVGYALASLSCTFGVILAVIAQAQATYSYAGLLLVFGVYAAGSATVLLLLALATAAAGSGLTRHVARLARHGPRVTAVVLLLTGAYLAWYWYPAATSDAPVAAGRGGGLTDVSAVVSSWIQTRATLIGALAAASALVVLALGVLQRRRRILRGRPMTTRDSTQ
- the merA gene encoding mercury(II) reductase gives rise to the protein MQTRYDLAIIGSGGGAFAAAIRATSLGKSVVMVERGTFGGTCVNTGCVPSKALIAAAEARHVAADAPTRFPGIASVAGAVDMPALIGGKQDLVEALRGEKYVDVADSYGWQVRRGNAAFAGTPDSPLLEVAAADGSVETIEAAQYLVATGSRPWAPPIQGLEEAGYLTSTTAMELTEVPDSLLVLGGGYVALEQAQLFARLGSTVTLLVRSRLASKEESEVSKALQEVFADEGIRVVRRAVPTRVTRDAATGQVVVTADVSGGAQEFRADEVLVALGRRPVTDGLNLDAVEVKTGEVGEIVVTDQLQSSNPRIWAAGDVTGHPEFVYVAAHHGTVVAENAFTDAERSVDYMRLPRVTFTSPAIGAVGMTEAQVLAAGIRCDCRVLPLEYVPRTLVNRDTRGFIKMVANADTGEILGLTAVAKDAGELAAAGVHIIGKTIAEVADAWAPYLTMTEGIRIVAKAFTTDVSKLSCCA
- a CDS encoding heavy metal-responsive transcriptional regulator, whose amino-acid sequence is MRIGELAEAAGTTTKTLRFYEEQGLLPPAERTPAGYRDYTPDAVSRIDFVHRGQAAGLTLAQIKQILDIRDHGQAPCGHVRDLLDARLADIDAQIADLTTLRDNVAALRDDAALPEPETCSPDQVCRYL
- the merB gene encoding organomercurial lyase MerB, whose translation is MSDLSTQLPQRLTRPEETGLDAGLLIPLLRLLVDGDPVTVEQLAAAASRTLDDVRRGLAAVPDTEYDDQGRIIGQGLTLRPTPHRFTVAGEELYTWCALDTLIFPALLDRPAKVESASPVSGEPVRVNVDPTEGATSVDPPTAVVSLVNPEQITSIRSSFCNQVHYFTSPEDAAGWLAEHPGAEVVPVAEACRIGAALATGLLNRLQAPAAADDSHSCC